In one Diprion similis isolate iyDipSimi1 chromosome 6, iyDipSimi1.1, whole genome shotgun sequence genomic region, the following are encoded:
- the LOC124407371 gene encoding uncharacterized protein LOC124407371 isoform X2, which translates to MWLKVLRQNLSQLARRAKGSASIEQKNGNGNTKGSNKTNNNGVEVNRNEEQNGPIDIKTQAKKKPATPGNGPLLHQAEVSSSQVDFFKMLDEKIENGPDYDESSDAAARVERVSSLLRRWELASVTWSSVSELNASPSTMHQRGGRRSSLSNSRQSLSAKDREGMRNIIGGRPESAPIFVRNANRVDGLQDAHCPSPNMPRHVLESISQSPTQSQKNTPPGSSPTCFRYGDYNAGNQSPPVHHHHHHHHLTEKIGAKLQYKGSAASGNGAEFITTPHQLYREQYLQQTGIITMPNNNQFSAGSGNNVIRNNPYVQQYQINQTEHFGSPRKRGFNAAQMT; encoded by the exons GTTCGGCGTCAATTGAGCAGAAAAACGGAAACGGAAATACCAAAGGCAGTAACAAGACCAACAACAACGGGGTCGAGGTGAACAGAAACGAAGAACAGAATGGACCCATCGATATCAAAACTCAAGCCAAGAAGAAGCCCGCTACTcccggaaacggtcctctGCTGCACCAAGC AGAAGTATCGTCCAGCCAGGTAGACTTCTTCAAGATGCTGGACGAGAAAATAGAGAAC GGTCCAGACTACGACGAGAGTTCGGATGCTGCGGCGAGGGTGGAACGGGTCTCGAGTCTGCTGCGTCGTTGGGAACTCGCTAGCGTAACTTGGTCCTCGGTCTCGGAGCTGAACGCCTCGCCGTCGACGATGCATCAGAGGGGGGGTCGTCGTTCGTCCTTGAGCAATTCCCGGCAAAGTCTGAGCGCTAAGGACCGCGAAGGAATGCGAAATATAATCGGTGGCCGTCCAGAGAGCGCACCGATATTCGTAAGGAACGCAAATCGCGTCGACGGTCTCCAAGATGCTCACTGCCCGTCGCCGAATATGCCGAGGCACGTTCTTGAGTCGATATCCCAGAGTCCGACTCAGAGTCAGAAGAACACGCCGCCGGGATCATCGCCTACGTGTTTTCGTTACGGTGATTATAACGCGGGAAATCAGTCGCCGCCggttcatcatcatcatcatcatcatcatctgaCCGAGAAGATCGGCGCCAAGCTTCAGTACAAAGGATCAGCAGCGAGCGGCAACGGCGCCGAATTTATAACAACGCCGCATCAGCTTTATCGCGAGCAGTACCTCCAACAGACTGGAATCATTACGATGCCTAACAACAACCAGTTCTCGGCTGGTTCGGGAAACAACGTTATCAGGAATAATCCTTACGTACAGCAGTATCAGATCAATCAAACGGAACATTTCGGCTCGCCGCGAAAGCGGGGATTCAATGCTGCCCAAATGACGTGA
- the LOC124407371 gene encoding homeobox protein 13 isoform X1: protein MGCGQSKIGNIYPKNKKNKTSSKKNGSASIEQKNGNGNTKGSNKTNNNGVEVNRNEEQNGPIDIKTQAKKKPATPGNGPLLHQAEVSSSQVDFFKMLDEKIENGPDYDESSDAAARVERVSSLLRRWELASVTWSSVSELNASPSTMHQRGGRRSSLSNSRQSLSAKDREGMRNIIGGRPESAPIFVRNANRVDGLQDAHCPSPNMPRHVLESISQSPTQSQKNTPPGSSPTCFRYGDYNAGNQSPPVHHHHHHHHLTEKIGAKLQYKGSAASGNGAEFITTPHQLYREQYLQQTGIITMPNNNQFSAGSGNNVIRNNPYVQQYQINQTEHFGSPRKRGFNAAQMT, encoded by the exons GTTCGGCGTCAATTGAGCAGAAAAACGGAAACGGAAATACCAAAGGCAGTAACAAGACCAACAACAACGGGGTCGAGGTGAACAGAAACGAAGAACAGAATGGACCCATCGATATCAAAACTCAAGCCAAGAAGAAGCCCGCTACTcccggaaacggtcctctGCTGCACCAAGC AGAAGTATCGTCCAGCCAGGTAGACTTCTTCAAGATGCTGGACGAGAAAATAGAGAAC GGTCCAGACTACGACGAGAGTTCGGATGCTGCGGCGAGGGTGGAACGGGTCTCGAGTCTGCTGCGTCGTTGGGAACTCGCTAGCGTAACTTGGTCCTCGGTCTCGGAGCTGAACGCCTCGCCGTCGACGATGCATCAGAGGGGGGGTCGTCGTTCGTCCTTGAGCAATTCCCGGCAAAGTCTGAGCGCTAAGGACCGCGAAGGAATGCGAAATATAATCGGTGGCCGTCCAGAGAGCGCACCGATATTCGTAAGGAACGCAAATCGCGTCGACGGTCTCCAAGATGCTCACTGCCCGTCGCCGAATATGCCGAGGCACGTTCTTGAGTCGATATCCCAGAGTCCGACTCAGAGTCAGAAGAACACGCCGCCGGGATCATCGCCTACGTGTTTTCGTTACGGTGATTATAACGCGGGAAATCAGTCGCCGCCggttcatcatcatcatcatcatcatcatctgaCCGAGAAGATCGGCGCCAAGCTTCAGTACAAAGGATCAGCAGCGAGCGGCAACGGCGCCGAATTTATAACAACGCCGCATCAGCTTTATCGCGAGCAGTACCTCCAACAGACTGGAATCATTACGATGCCTAACAACAACCAGTTCTCGGCTGGTTCGGGAAACAACGTTATCAGGAATAATCCTTACGTACAGCAGTATCAGATCAATCAAACGGAACATTTCGGCTCGCCGCGAAAGCGGGGATTCAATGCTGCCCAAATGACGTGA